The Carassius auratus strain Wakin unplaced genomic scaffold, ASM336829v1 scaf_tig00035708, whole genome shotgun sequence genome contains a region encoding:
- the LOC113082117 gene encoding uncharacterized protein LOC113082117, protein MSLCCYIRSSFTDQDTAPTTALHQTPPEIYKLLKPQMSDKNLQLTKQGQYDNDEGHDTSTEKQQKGEPSVKATSGHSYIFGTTNINDTYQRPGNAYTEGKFAQAVKYVEGHKDEEGTIPKTGVYAEAGVGRARAEYSVFEAEAKGPNASAGAEASLVGVGAMARAELGSASAKAGPVGLKVGLGVDTGASIGVNGVEVKVLGTGISVGPKTSVSVLGSEVSCSVM, encoded by the exons tttGTGCTGCTATATAAGGAGCAGTTTTACTGACCAAGACACAGCTCCAACCACAGCCCTCCATCAAACACCACCTGAGATCTATAAACTACTGAAACCACAAATGTCTGACAAAAACCTACAATTAACCAAACAGGGACAATACGATAATG atGAAGGACATGATACATCTACTGAAAAGCAGCAGAAAGgagaaccaagtgtgaaagctaCATCAGGTCATTCTTATATATTTGGTACCACAAACATAAATGACACATATCAAAGACCAGGAAATGCCTATACAGAAGGCAAGTTTGCTCAAGCTGTAAAATATGTGGAAGGTCATAAAGACGAAGAAGGAACGATTCCCAAAACCGGAGTCTATGCAGAAGCAGGGGTTGGACGAGCTCGTGCTGAATACAGTGTATTTGAGGCTGAAGCCAAAGGCCCAAACGCCTCAGCTGGTGCAGAAGCCAGTTTGGTTGGAGTCGGAGCAATGGCTCGAGCTGAACTTGGCAGTGCATCAGCTAAAGCCGGTCCAGTCGGTCTGAAAGTGGGGCTTGGAGTTGACACGGGTGCATCTATTGGTGTGAATGGGGTGGAGGTGAAAGTCTTGGGAACCGGAATCTCAGTTGGCCCAAAAACCAGTGTGTCTGTTCTAGGCAGTGAAGTGTCATGTTCAGTCATGTGA
- the LOC113082122 gene encoding uncharacterized protein LOC113082122, whose product MSKRLELSHDGHDECDEDIRPDTRHFNHGHEENREELDMLSTKQWQKDGMNEIDEDTIKKSEAQNTKSLLEMIDTYDRPASANAEGGYAEQGFYASGFENKPGKRLPKAGYLAEAGVGRARAEYSIFEAEAKGPSASFGVEAKEGKLEAMARAEIASASAKAGPVGVKVGLGFDTGASIGVGGVEAKILGFGFSFGLKVGVSLLGSEVSFSFF is encoded by the exons ATGTCTAAAAGACTGGAGTTAAGCCACGATGGACATGATGAATgtg ATGAAGACATTAGACCTGATACCAGACATTTTAACCATGGACATGAAGAAAACC GTGAAGAGTTAGACATGCTGTCTACCAAACAGTGGCAGAAAGATGGCATGAATGAAATTGATGAGGATACTATCAAAAAGTCAGAAGCGCAAAATACGAAATCTTTACTGGAGATGATTGACACGTACGATAGACCAGCGAGTGCCAATGCAGAAGGAGGTTATGCTGAACAAGGCTTCTATGCATCAGGTTTTGAAAACAAACCAGGAAAGAGGCTTCCCAAGGCTGGATACCTTGCAGAAGCAGGAGTTGGACGAGCTCGTGCTGAATACAGTATATTTGAGGCTGAAGCCAAAGGTCCAAGTGCCTCATTTGGTGTCGAAGCCAAAGAGGGTAAACTCGAAGCAATGGCTCGGGCTGAAATCGCCAGTGCATCAGCTAAAGCCGGTCCGGTTGGCGTGAAAGTGGGACTAGGCTTTGACACGGGTGCATCTATTGGTGTGGGTGGGGTGGAGGCCAAAATCCTTGGATTTGGATTCTCATTTGGTTTAAAGGTGGGAGTATCCTTACTGGGTTCAGAAGTGTCATTTTCATTCTTTTAG